cTTGCTTTCGACCTCATCCTCTCTCCCTGTTGAACAGTATAAAGTGTTGTAATATAACAGAAGTACAATAAATCAGTCTGTTACCTTCCAGCACGTTTTCATTTTGTGCTGTTTGCACAAGGTGTGCTCTATAGGAGTGGACGGGGTCTCTCAGTCTCAGAAAAACACTTGTGGTTGGGATTAAGCTCCCCacccaggacacacacatagacacacacacagtacatacacatgcatgcattctTACATACTTTcgcagctgctctgtgtgtttttacacgTGAGGTCATGgtctgatggaaaaaaacagcagtacaCATTAAAATAGAGGACTCAGCCCTGTAAAAAACAATGGAGGGAGAGTGAGAAAAGAGGTGTTAGAAAGTGACATCATGAGACAAAAGATCAGGGatgtgagttaaaaaaaaaacttagctCCCCAAATCAACTCCAAAGTCGTTGTATGATCTGTATCTGCTCTgtcaaatactttttatattctTGCTGAGCTCCACTAATGACATATGAGAATCATTAGGTTATTTCAGTCATGTGCACAAGCTGCCCTTATATTAAAAACCTTTGGTCTTCTCTTTCATGTGGTTCCAAGCTAAAACCTTTGTGGGTGCATATGGTCAATGGATCTGCTGCTTGTTGGTAGAACCTGTGAGGAATACAGCAGATACTAATTAAAAGACACTTCTTCTATATCTTTAatcaacattgacattttttttaacgcAAATGGTCTTTTTTGTGTGCACAGCTTTGGTCATGTTCTTCCTATACACCTGATAAGGGGATTTTCATGGATTTAGTCGATCTTCTATGTCTGCTTCTAGCCTGTTATATTGAGCCTGATGCAGCAACGTTCTCTtcaattttcttattttctctttattgtctgtgaagacataaaataaaagaggacaACACCAAATGTTCTTAACTATCTGAATCCTTTCTTACCCAGATGTGCTAGATGATAAATCCCACTTAGTTATCAATTGGGAGCATaaattcaaaagttttttttccttgcatTGGACAAACAATTTGTGGATGTGAAAAAAGAAGCTTTCTCATACGGAAGAGAAGTACAACAATTTTGGTGAATCTCAGAAATAAGTGGTTAATAACCAAAGGGCAACCTCTGGGGCAGAAAAATGACGCCACCGCCAAAAGCAAGTCCAACCCCACTGACCTCCATATTAGACTGTTTACAGActgttaaaaaactaaaaactaattGGTCTCTATAGCTAACTTCTCCAGACAAAGGATAATTTTTATATAACTCACTTCTTTAAATTCTATTATCGCTTAAAGTTATGCATAGTTGAGGGCATGGCCACTTTGactgacaggtcgctaccatggCGTTCAGTTAGCTGTTCCTTTTTTAGGTATTTGCAAATGATGTTTTAAGCCTGTTTATCGATCTACAAATTGAGCTTCCCAGTTATATCACTGTTCACATGAATTAAGTTTGCACCTTGCTTATCGTGCAAGCCAGCTAGTGCTGACGTTAGCTGGTAACGCTGGACTTCACTCCTCTCCAGTTCAAGGCTCACATCCAAATGTGATCACTTCTGGCTCCAAaaacccccccccaaagaaCGCAAGGCTACAAAACACAAGTTAACAAATCGATGAGTGACGTGCACTATGTCTActtttaaatacagtctatggtacTGACAAAATAGAACAAATCGTGGACACCAACAAAACTACGGGGACATAGTTCTTATGTCGCTTTCTGCATGAGGCCCATTGTGTCAATAAAATATTCCCACTAGTATCCTAACTGTCATGTTGTTGCCGTCTGAAGGGGTTGAAGTCTTCATGGTTAATGGTTTATCAGAGACCCAGCCCACTCTGCTGCTATCCATCATTTCACATCACACAGGATCTCCTTCTAACATGTAGACAGATTTGTCCGTGCTCACTCATGTGTCACGTAAAGGTGCATGTGTGTAGCGTGTGACGGGGTTATCCTCTCACTGACATGTTAGCGGACGGGTGAAACAGGAGAGTTCAAGGGGTCAGGGggcaaggtcaaaggtcaaaggtcatcgtGTTTATGAATGCAGCCCTAGACTGGACGCGCTGAGGGTCAGGATGTCACTGTGGACTGGGAGAGACATTGTTTCTCATATTTCCACCAGTTTGGTCTTTTGAGTTGACGTATGAGATATGTCCACGTTTATCAAAATGAAACTTCTCTACGTGGTGGTTAACACATTGAAGTGAGACATCAGAAACACATAAACAGTTTCCCCATATGTTCTTACGTGTCTGTAAATGTGTGAATTTaataacaaagacattttggGCCACAACAGAAATGGATAATACTCCAATGTGTGGCCACATCCTCTTAACTCTGACTGATCTAAAAATTAGAGATGTAGCATGCTgccattcatgcacacacaccactgaCTGTTGTATGGGACATGTGAGAGTTATCAAGACCTTTTGAGTTTTAAATCTCAGAGAGAACTTAAGATGTCAGTAAAGATTCAGACATATTACCCTCACCAAGAAAGCCTTTGAACAGAACATGTGAGACACAGATGAGTCGTGTGGGATGTCAAACTTTGTGGATtgattttaacagaaaaagGGTGGTGAAGGAAAACCATAATGTTCTTTCTAAAACAACGTTTCCTGATGTTTGCCCTAAATCTCAGTCATGAGCTGTGCCCAGTTCTATACATGCTGATACAATCCAGAATGTACTGTAGCATGGACACATTTTCATAGCTGTTTGTGAGTTCAGTAGTGTGCTGATGGACATCAACCAAACTGCAGTTTTAAGTTGCAACTctgacaaagagacaaacaagcTGTTTCCCCAAAGAGTTCTgtactttgttgtttgtttaccaagATCTCCCTGGAGTTGTTTCGCCTCCATGTGCAgcttcttttaatttttttccagcTGCAAGTAGCTCTGCCATTTTCTGCTTTGTGGGACAAAATAGTGCCCACCAAATATAGTTTCCAATTAATACAATCGATACATATTTCTGTAATAGGttaatgacaaagaaaaaaagaaggctaCTATAGAGACACACATCTGACTTTGCCACACAACTTTTTGCTGAGGAGCAGAAATTCCGTTGTTAACTTCAGgaaatgaatataataacacTTAATCATATTTCAGATCTGCTGGATGCCGGACGTTAAGGTCAATGGGTCAGTTTCAGTTGCAAATGTGACACCACATGCAGCATGTGTTTAAAGTAAACGTTGTAGCATCTGCTTCCCTCATGTGTGACCTATGTGtacttttaaattgaatgtgGACCACTTATATGACTCCACTGGTTTGTTTGAATGTGATAAAAAAGGTCTGTAATATAGAAGCAACCGGATGAGAGTAAAATACATGTTTCAGCTGGCAGTCCTGGGAATGATTTGCACTCCGGCTCATTCAGAGTGAAGTGACcagcagtgattttttttatacagttaaAGTAATTACAGAGTAAATCGTAGAGACTTCTGCAGTCTTTAGAGCAGGACGCATGTTGCAATCAGCGCTCTGTTTAAGGCCGACAGCACTCTAATGTAACAAAGAAAGACCGACTGAATAAATCCAAACCAATCGTGGCAAGTTCACCTCCACCATAGCAAGAGCACTACCTCTGTCTGTGTTGACTTTAACCCCAAAATATGCTAAAACCACACGAGCAATCCCTCTCTTTCAAACAGCTGTTATCATCTGCTGACATCGGCAGGAACACAGGATGCGCTTGTCAACCAAGAAATATCTATTCAATGACAATTTAACCGTCTGGGGAACCTGCATGTGACTCTGATACAAACAGAGTTTTATAACAAACCCAGCAGCCtctaaacatgtaaatatataaacataattcgCAATGTGATGAGAGGTTTTGAGGCCAAAGAGACTATGTTGTCATGtggtgatttcttttttttttcttgtaaactATTTAGCCTGAGAGCTGGTTCACTGTTAAGAGACTTTCAAGCATTATTTTTAGCATAAATTTATTGATTTCAAGTCCAGTGTTGCATCTCCACCACTGACCAATGTCACTTGTAGCacagagtgaaaaaaatgaagataagtGATGGAAATGCTGGAAAAATAGATGTGGTTATCACATTGCATTATGTATTTTGTTCAGGCAGAGATGCTAAATGCATTCTGTTTTATATAAACTAGCAGCTATAGACAGCATGCACTTTACGTATAGTGTTTGGTCTTTGCAGTGAGAGTGGATGTGGCTCAGACCTAGTGgtttacttttctttacttAGGCCTTAATTACAAGCCAAACTGAGGAACTTTCTTAGAGGAGATGGAAAGACACCATAAAAGAGCAAAAGCCAGTCAGTTATTTTGGCACTAAACATTTTAAggcaacattcattttttttgccttttctcaCTAAAAAGAGCAGAGGAAGACTAAATGGATGGTCAGCCTCTCAGTTTAAATACACAGCAGCATTGGATTTCCCTCTAAATCATCCGTTTCTGTGCAGTTTTGACcatcaaatgaaaaagaagagggagaaccGGTGCTCTTGGATAAATCCATGGAGATGTGAGGGCGTTTCTTTAATGGCTTTAAAGTAGGGAACttgactctgactctgattATGCTAATTTCTCTTCTTCTCAATCTGACCAGCAGGGGAACCAAAAAAATATCCTGTGAAATGTGCTTCTAATCAGCTACTTAATATGGACAGTGAACGCACCGCAGTCAAACTTTGTATTTCTAATGAAATGGGTGTTGCACACTGAACTGGCAACCCACAGTCCCGGGGCAGGTCCTGCCACTGAGTCCGGAGGCTGAGGTTTGTGTTTGGACATTTCTGGGAAAACCTCCAAACTCTCAGCTTGTGCCAAAGGAGAACCTGCGCAGAGAGCACAAAGGCATTTTCCTGTGCAGACTCAGTGCGCATTTCTTGCATTTAGTCGGTGGTTGCTCCTTCCCTGAGCCCAGATGATCGTCTCACAGCTTATTGGACATAAACAGTGCCGGAGGATTAAGTGGATACATTCATTTATTAGGGTGTTAACGTACGCgtgagtgtttttcttttcttttttttttttttttttttttggagatgTGACTTTGTCCAAAACTTTTCGCCGAAAGACTTTCAttaatcccccccctccctcctctcctgaGGGTTTAAGGACTTATTAGAAAGTTTTGGATTGTTTGTGTAACAGATGATGTGTATGCCTCTGATCTCCTGGGATTCTACTGCTGAGATGAAGTTGTGGATATAACCCTTTACGCACAACAAACTCTCCTCTTACTCCCCTCTCCTGTCTCACACAGAGCAGTCAGGGAAGTGGATTTCCCTCAGCAGAAGACATGCTCTGAAACACATTCCAACACAGCCTGGTATGTTATGTATCACTGTATGTCTTCATCtggaattaattgattaacaaCCTCAAATGCACTAAAAGACGCGCCAGCAGTGGATCCTCTACCTTCCCCTCAGTGAGTTCAGCCTACTTTACCTGACATCTCGCCAGAATGCAGAGGGCTTTTGTTCTCACTTTAGCTCTGATTTATCTGCTGACTTGGACAAGTGAGGCCGACAAAGAGACTCGACTCAATAGGGTGCAATTACAAAGACGCACCAGACTGGGACGTGCCCAGCAGGGCTCAATGGACAAGGTGCGCCTTGGTGGACGTTTGCGTCCCGGGTTCGGTTCGGCAATCTCTGTGCACGGTTCCAGGAAGGAGGATGATGTGCAGGCGGACGAGGGTGTTCCACTTTCATCCAGGACTGGGTCTGTGCAGGGCAAGAGGGCAGGAGGTCGAGGTGTTGGGCCAAGGAGAGGGCCTGCCGAACAGACCGGCCTGCCCCGCCAGCCTAACATGCTGCATGAAGAGGGCACTCCAGGAGCCAGAGCCAGGGTCACCCGGATGCCCAGCGGCTCCGGGTCACCAAACCTGCTGGCCAGCTTCGCGGGGAAGAACCGGGTCCTGGTGATCTCAGCTCCCCATGATTCAGATGGCTACTACagactgatgatgtcacttctTAAATCTGATGTGTACTGCGAGCTGGCCGAGCGTCACGTCCACCAGGTGGTCATGTTCCATCAGGAGGGAGAGATGGGTGGCAGGGTGAGGAGGATCACCACGGAGGGGAAGGTGATGGAGGAGCCGCTGGACACAGCTCTCATCCCCAGACTCATGAGCTTCCTCAAGTTGGAGAAAGGTAAGGGATGGGTGGAGGTCCTGAAGGAGGTGATGGATGGCACTGTGACtgttaatatttgtttattatgaACTTTCTTCAAAGCAACTTTCTCTATAGCCATGAGCCAACCAAGCTGAGCTTACATGGAGCAGCACACACCTCACACTGCTCCTGACAGAATGCCTGAAACTGTTTGTGTCCAAATCTGATGAGTGATGTGGTGTCCTGCAGGTAAGTTTGGGATGGTGCTGCTGAAGAAGACCCTGCAGGTGCAGGAGAGGTACCCGTACCCTGTGAGGCTGGAGGCCGTGTACGAGGTGATCGACCAGTCGCCCATGAGGAAGCTGGAGAAGCTCAGACAGAAGGGCTTCATCCAGAAGTGTAAATCAGCAGGTGTGGAGGGCCAAGTGGCGGAGGGAACACTCACAGGTGAGAGGAGGTTGAATATTATTCATTTTCGTAAACTCTacttaaagggtcagttcacacaaatgacaaaaatatacaCTATAATCTTCTCTCTCTGGTGGTATCCGTCCAAGTagattttggttttttttggactTCTGCCTATAATGCATACAATTGCCGTAAATCTACTCTTGTTTGTGGTTCCCACAGCAAAGAAAATTCACATTTATAAAATCCGACATATGTTTCCAGTGTTTCCTTGttacaactgtttttttatctatttcatCAGAAGAAAACTGTTTCCACGAAAACTATGACAGTGTGTTTAGTAAAATTGACCAGAGTACGGGGGAGGCTGTTTCTGGAAAGAAAGGTTGCTGATTAAGGGGTTTGCACAATCTCAAAATAAGCTAGCTGCATCACTAGATATTACTAGAGGAGAAgtgagaacatttatttttgtggaaTTTGGGTGCAACCTCACTACTTTATGCCACAAATTCTACACACTGGGTCTTTAAGTTCAGACTAATTAAGAATGTTATCTGGCCATAcctgaaaaaggtcttcagtgATTGGGAATATTCATGAATTTTAGTTGATTGGATAAATGCAATTGTGTTGAAGCAATCTACTTTCTCAAAGTTCttgctaaaaaaaataggaatataAGGGAGGAAAACCTTTTATCTATTGTCtgcctttctgtgtgtgtggacccATAGAGACACCAATAGTAAGAAAACCAGGAAAGAAGTTCTTCAGAAAgccgacaacaacaacaacaaccacagccGCCAcgacaacaactacaactaccCGACCAACCActccaaccaccaccaccacaactaCAACACGacccaccactactactaccacaaccaaagcaacaacaaccaccaaaccaaccactaccaccaccagaAGAACCACCACAAAACGACCCACCACCACCCAGAGACCCACCAGAGCCCAAACCACAGCCCTGTGGCTCCCAGCTCCCAGAACCACCGCTGATCCTTACGACTACAAccgcagagagagggagaggtacCCGGCTAAAACCACCCCGGCTGGAGACAACCACACCGACAAGGACAGCAGAGATCCACATGGACGCAGGCTCGTACCTGCCACACATAGACCCTCCAAGATCAAACCCACCAGGAGGAAGAACGGGGGAGAGAAGGTGAGGTAAAACTGTGTGGGGTTCATTCTGTATATAATTTAAGGCCTTCTAAACTTGGATAAAACACCAGTACTAAAAAATTGTTTATCATGTTGAATATGTTTGAAAATCAATATAACATTGCTactaaaatgacatttttgggGTTTGTATCCAGTGAACTTTCCCAGAGAAGACTTCGTCTTCTTTTCTTTAGATTATGTGTTGATGAAGTGTCTTTAGGGATCCgacttttcttcatattttcagCCTTGATATAAATAAGCGTAAATAAGAGTTAATGGGACATGTTTGTCTATTTGGCATGTGTCAATTAGAGTATTATTTGCTTAGAAACAGAGCTTGTATTGTTCTAGAATGGGCCTTTTAAACTGAAGCGCTAACTGATGGATATGTGGCTTTGTATTGGTTCTGCTTATTGCCAAATGATCTACTTTTGCTTCACTTATTGTGTGTTTTGCCAGGAAAGTTTTTGGCATTGGGTCTTGAAACATCCTTGTGAACTGGGTATAGgctaaatcaagaaaaaaagtgtacaATTACTCTTATTACTCAAATAGTAATGTATATTTATCCATACAGGTGTTGACGAATGAGTACGAGGACAAGTACGAAGCGGGCAAGCCAACCGTCAGCGACCCGGAGGAGGCAGAAACCATCACCGACATCAGTCCCACCAAGAAGGTCAAGGGCAGGCACGAAAAGCacgacaagaagaagaaaaagaacgACAAGGCCGCCaagaaggcagagaggaggggaggaaaggcaGGGAAGATCGGAGGCAAGAAAAACGGAAAGAGGCCGTCTAAGTACCCGGAGAAAGAGGACTACCCGAAGCCCACTAAGAAGCCGACGCCCCCTCCAAAGGGATCTCTGGCCTCCTTCCTGGACTACTTTGAAAACAGGAGGCGGCTGCTGGTGAGAGCATGACATAACTCACAGTTCATGAGAGGCTCACTCCATCTCTCATATCTCATTTCATGCTTATTGCCCGGGGGAAATATTAGCGCACAGATGAAGCACCATTATTAAACTGCACTGGTCCACCAAATCCCAGTACGAACACATAACCAGTTTTAAAAGAgtcatttgacattttgagaaatactcTGACCAACTCTAGTTATGATTTTAAGATCGATTCCCATTCTCAATTCtgtttgttaaattaaatgctACAGTCAGcaactggttagcttagcttagcataaaaccTGGAAACCATGGGAAACAACAGAGCTAGGCCAGTCTAGCTTTATTCAAACCTTAAATCACCGGCTGTTGCTTCATATTTCCGCTCTGtgaaagtggtatcaatcttctcatcaatCTAGCGCTCagcaataaagcaaataaacatattttccaaaaatattgACCCACAATTcctttaatgtacatttttttcctcataaatGAGTCTCCTTTTGTACGCTAAAATCACATATGGTTGACTTAAAATGTCTTATCACAATAAGAGACAGTAAGCCAGCAAAGTAAACTAGCTAGCCAACAGAAATATCTGGTGAAACCATTGATTATCACAATCATAAATTCTTGACAAAACTACTTTGTCTTTACTTCCACTTTGGACTAGTTTTCAGCCCAAATGAGTTACGAAGAAAGCGGAGGTGATCTACAGTATTTTACGACTCCAACTTCCAAAACAGAGCAATGGAAAGTCTTGAATGTTGTGAAAGCCAAACATCTGGATAAGTAATCAGTTGTcgattaattattttttaccgGTAAACACCCTTGTGCTTTGGGGCTGCAGACAATGCACTCATTTCCCCTTTTTATGCTCTATAATGGCATTGCTTTATAATCACActgaaatgttttgtaataTGAACAGACATATGAAGTATGTGGAGCAGCTATCTGACCGGCTGCACAGCTGTGTGCTAACAGACTGTGTGACTCTGTTTTGCAGCCAGTATAGATTCTTATCACAGCAGTGCTGCAGGCAGGCTGGGAAAATATGTCCCATCCTCCGTCTGCAGGTCAATGTAAACATCACCTCTTCAGCACACTGTGTATGTGCGTgcgtttcttttcttttttttcttcattgcaCATACATGACACTGTGacctccttcccttcctccagCTGATTACGTCCCCCAGTGAGGAGAGCAATATGTATGTACAGCAGCGGGACGAGTACCTGGAGTCCGTGTGTGAAATGGCCATCAGGAAGGtctccatcatcaccatctttgGCTCCCTGACCAACTCCACCATGAAGATTGACCACTACCAGCTGGGTAAGTATCATGCAGTGCTATCACAGTTTCACTTCACACCGGGGCATGGAAAGTTAAAAAGACAAACTCGAAAAGTTTGAGAAATATATGATTGACGGTTCTCTCAGACACCAGTGTTAACTCTTCTGACCCTTCCGTCTGGTTGGGTAACTGAATCCTCCGCTGGGCTGACGTTGCAGTTTGTGAGTCATACACTGACCCAGAATAACTTCATGAGAATCCGAAGCGAAGACAGCTGTAGTTTGATGTCGTGAGCATTTAACTTCACTTTACTTTACACCGCGCTCCTCTCCTCAGTCCATAAAGTTCCTACACAGTCTGAACCGAAACTCtcaaaaagtattaaagtattcaAAACTGACAATCTTTATGCTGATTAATCAGTGTTACATAAATGAATATTGCAGTAGGGGCATCACATGCATGGTCTTGATTTTCTGTGTACTTTAGCTCATGTTTATTGATAGTTTTGAATCTTACATAACGACGAGTATATAAGAAATAGGCAGcaaatttaacatattttttcatgCGACTTAAATGAATACCCAGATAACATTAAGGAGCCCCTATATTTGGTAAAAACATGAAGATTCCTATTTTTCCAACTACTTACACTTTACACTAACTACAACTATGCTCCCttctaaatacaaaaataaacagatcaGGTATCCTGCCATCTTTCTACAACttagaatattattattttattaggtCTATAGAGTGATCTGCCA
The Anoplopoma fimbria isolate UVic2021 breed Golden Eagle Sablefish chromosome 16, Afim_UVic_2022, whole genome shotgun sequence genome window above contains:
- the ccdc80 gene encoding coiled-coil domain-containing protein 80, with protein sequence MQRAFVLTLALIYLLTWTSEADKETRLNRVQLQRRTRLGRAQQGSMDKVRLGGRLRPGFGSAISVHGSRKEDDVQADEGVPLSSRTGSVQGKRAGGRGVGPRRGPAEQTGLPRQPNMLHEEGTPGARARVTRMPSGSGSPNLLASFAGKNRVLVISAPHDSDGYYRLMMSLLKSDVYCELAERHVHQVVMFHQEGEMGGRVRRITTEGKVMEEPLDTALIPRLMSFLKLEKGKFGMVLLKKTLQVQERYPYPVRLEAVYEVIDQSPMRKLEKLRQKGFIQKCKSAGVEGQVAEGTLTETPIVRKPGKKFFRKPTTTTTTTAATTTTTTTRPTTPTTTTTTTTRPTTTTTTTKATTTTKPTTTTTRRTTTKRPTTTQRPTRAQTTALWLPAPRTTADPYDYNRRERERYPAKTTPAGDNHTDKDSRDPHGRRLVPATHRPSKIKPTRRKNGGEKVLTNEYEDKYEAGKPTVSDPEEAETITDISPTKKVKGRHEKHDKKKKKNDKAAKKAERRGGKAGKIGGKKNGKRPSKYPEKEDYPKPTKKPTPPPKGSLASFLDYFENRRRLLLITSPSEESNMYVQQRDEYLESVCEMAIRKVSIITIFGSLTNSTMKIDHYQLENDKPMKGLRQEDLVNQDLITELRKEFGMTHDDFYMVLSDADMRVKQSYEVPIAMKAVFNYIDTFSSRIREMEQQKRDGVVCKKEDKPRSLENFLSRFRWRRRLFIISAPNDEEWAYQQQIYALGSQACNLGLRHIAILKLAGTDPADMGGVLELYPINGSATVDREGLSGNLVKDMRNYFQISPEYFSMLLVGKDGNVKSWYPSPMWSMAIIYDLIDSMQLRRQEMAIQQSLGMRCPEDEYGGYGYHQHGYEHGYQDGYHQGYGY